One Natronomonas gomsonensis genomic window, CTCCACGTCGGCGTCGTCCTCTTGGGCAGCCTCGGCGTACCCGGAGGCGAAGGCCCGCCCGGAGTCCGGCACCGGGAGCACCACGTCCGTCTCGACACCGCTTTCTTCCCAGAGTTTGCGGCCGAGTTCGCGCCGAACGTCGTAGACGAGGTTGCCGTCGATGCGGGAGTCCGGACGCGCGAAGTAGACGTGTTCGAAGAAGCAGTGTGCCGTGTTTTCCTGTTCGACGAGTTGATAGGAGTCGAAGCCGTCGCCGTCGGGACCCAACACGACGAGTTCGCCCGGTCGGACGTCCCGGACCAAATCGCCGTCGAGAACGTCGATGGCGGCCGATTCGGAGGTGATGATGTAGCCGTCGTCGAGTTTTCCGATACAGAGGGGTCGATTGCCCTGTGGGTCACGCAGGCCCAACACGGTGTCGTCGTGGGTAATCGTCAGCGCATACGAGCCGTGGATGCGGCTCATCGTCCGCTTGACGGCCCGAACAAGGTCCGCTTCGAGGAGGTTCCGCGCGAGGTCGTGGGCGATGACCTCCGTGTCGCCGTCGCTGGTAAAGGCGTGGCCGCTTTCGGCGAGTTCCGTCCGGACCTCGTCGGCGTTGACGAGGTTCCCGTTGTGGCTCAAGCCGAGCGACCCGGATTTGAACGACACCGAGAACGGCTGTGCGCAACTGGAGTCGACGCTGCCGGCCGTCGGATAGCGGACGTGGCCGATACCCGTCGACCCGTTCAACGAATCGAGGTCGCCCTCCTCGAAGGCGTCACCGACCAGCCCCATCTCGACGTGGCTGTGCTGTTGGAAGCCGTCGTGGGTGACGATACCCGCCGATTCCTGGCCCCGGTGTTGGAGCGCGTACAGTGCGTAGTACAGCGGTCGCGCCGCGTCTCGCCCGTCCAGCGAGACGCCGACCACGCCGCATTTCTCCGTCGGCCCCTCCGTGTGCCGCCCGTCTGGCATAGACGATTCTCTGACGGCCACGCGTAAAAACCCACTCCATCGTGCGTGATATACGGGTAAACACGGACGTGTGTATACATGTTCGTGAATAACAGTGCCACATCGTGGGTCCCTCGACACACCCCGAGTCGAGTGGCTAACGAAAGTTCGACGGACGGTACTGCCTCAGGAGGACGAGCGGGGAGACTGAAGCCGCGGCTGCCGGGGAAACGAAAGCGGAAAACGTCGGTCGTTCGTTACTCGTTCTGCTTGGACTGCCACGCGTAATCGCGACGCTTGGCGGACTTTCCGAAGCCACAGGAGGCACAGACTTTCTTCTGTTTGTGGTAGGACTTCTCGCCGCAGCGTCGGCACTTCACGTGGGTCGTCTTGTTCTTCTTCCCCTGACTCGGGGTCCCGGCTCCAGTCATGGTTGTATCGAGACGAGGTTATCGCCGCGGATAATGGTTACGTTGTCGCCCTCCTCCAAGACGAGATTCATGTGCTGGTCGTAGCCGGCGAGGACACCGTCGTACACCTCGCCACCTTTCAGCGTCACACTCACTTCCGAGCCAAGGGTCTCCTCGAGCACATCGAGCGGTCGGTCGGTCATACTGGACGGCGCACACCCCGACAGTATAAACGCACCGGGTACGGTCACGCTATAGGCCGTACTCACTCACCTTCACTCGTCATCGTCCTCCTCGTCGGTGCTGTCGAGACGGTTCGTCGCGTACCGACCGACGCTGCGAAGCCGACGCACCTGCGGCAGCCGTCTGACCGTCACCGCAAGCG contains:
- a CDS encoding 50S ribosomal protein L37e — translated: MTGAGTPSQGKKNKTTHVKCRRCGEKSYHKQKKVCASCGFGKSAKRRDYAWQSKQNE
- a CDS encoding LSM domain-containing protein gives rise to the protein MTDRPLDVLEETLGSEVSVTLKGGEVYDGVLAGYDQHMNLVLEEGDNVTIIRGDNLVSIQP
- the purF gene encoding amidophosphoribosyltransferase; this translates as MPDGRHTEGPTEKCGVVGVSLDGRDAARPLYYALYALQHRGQESAGIVTHDGFQQHSHVEMGLVGDAFEEGDLDSLNGSTGIGHVRYPTAGSVDSSCAQPFSVSFKSGSLGLSHNGNLVNADEVRTELAESGHAFTSDGDTEVIAHDLARNLLEADLVRAVKRTMSRIHGSYALTITHDDTVLGLRDPQGNRPLCIGKLDDGYIITSESAAIDVLDGDLVRDVRPGELVVLGPDGDGFDSYQLVEQENTAHCFFEHVYFARPDSRIDGNLVYDVRRELGRKLWEESGVETDVVLPVPDSGRAFASGYAEAAQEDDADVEFAEGLMKNRYVGRTFIMPTQDARERAVRLKLNPIRDVVEGKTVTVIDDSIVRGTTSTQLVELLNDVGAEAVHMRIGAPAIVAPCYMGIDMASREELIAAGKDTDDIREEIDAASLSYLSIDAIAEALDESRADLCLGCVTGEYPYDIDGESTDRDVVRPTIDGAQAGVASDDD